A part of Marinobacter psychrophilus genomic DNA contains:
- a CDS encoding DUF1330 domain-containing protein: MSRPGFVIGQITVKDYPEYIDKYGMPVASLVTKYGGEFLVASRSAEELEGEWYGNWTVVVRFPSKDAALAFYNSTEYAPLLDARTNKLSNGGNLVIVEGLHHMLYPNK, translated from the coding sequence ATGTCGAGACCTGGCTTCGTAATCGGACAAATCACTGTCAAGGACTATCCGGAGTACATTGACAAATACGGCATGCCGGTTGCTTCCTTAGTGACAAAGTATGGCGGTGAGTTTCTCGTGGCGAGCCGCAGTGCGGAAGAACTCGAAGGTGAATGGTATGGTAATTGGACCGTTGTCGTTCGATTTCCTTCGAAAGACGCTGCTCTCGCTTTCTATAACTCGACAGAATATGCCCCGCTTTTAGATGCAAGAACGAACAAACTGTCGAATGGTGGGAATCTAGTCATCGTCGAAGGCTTGCACCACATGCTTTACCCCAATAAGTGA
- a CDS encoding MAPEG family protein yields the protein MNSSHIFWPVLAQVFLTLAMFVFLGARKARAVKTGQVNRRQAALDSRVWPEDVVQVSNNIANQFEVPVLFYVLCLVLDSIHAAGTIAVVLAWLFVASRYAHAYVHVGSNYVPVRMRLFIFGCLVLLAMLVIAVWKLAGKTVAP from the coding sequence ATGAATTCTAGCCATATCTTTTGGCCCGTCCTGGCACAGGTTTTCCTGACCTTAGCGATGTTTGTCTTTCTTGGTGCGAGAAAGGCCAGGGCTGTGAAAACTGGCCAGGTTAACCGGCGACAGGCAGCATTGGATAGTCGGGTATGGCCGGAGGACGTGGTCCAAGTTTCCAACAATATTGCCAATCAATTTGAAGTCCCGGTCCTTTTCTATGTCCTTTGTCTGGTTCTCGACAGTATTCACGCTGCCGGAACTATTGCGGTCGTTCTGGCTTGGCTCTTTGTCGCTAGCCGGTACGCCCATGCATACGTGCACGTGGGTTCAAACTATGTGCCAGTGAGAATGCGCCTTTTCATTTTCGGGTGTTTGGTGCTTTTGGCTATGCTGGTGATAGCAGTCTGGAAATTGGCCGGCAAAACCGTTGCCCCATAA
- the rutF gene encoding NADH-dependent FMN reductase RutF, giving the protein MLAVKKPVLPPVELSRDDFRNAMAVLAAAVNVVTTDGPAGRAGFTATAVCSVSDEPPSLLVCLNRNASVYDTFCANGHLCVNTLTSDQQALSNLFGGKTSMAERFATADWSIEYTGSPILDDALVNFDCRISNRVQVGSHDILICEIVGIRQRERGDSLIYFQRSYCNTQQLT; this is encoded by the coding sequence ATGTTAGCCGTCAAAAAACCGGTCTTACCGCCGGTGGAATTGAGCCGCGACGATTTTCGTAATGCTATGGCGGTCCTAGCTGCAGCAGTTAACGTGGTTACCACCGACGGCCCCGCTGGCCGAGCCGGCTTCACCGCAACCGCAGTTTGTAGCGTGTCGGACGAACCGCCTAGTCTCCTGGTGTGCCTTAACCGCAATGCATCTGTGTACGATACCTTCTGTGCCAACGGGCATTTGTGCGTGAACACCCTGACGTCCGACCAGCAGGCGCTATCGAATCTGTTCGGTGGCAAAACTTCCATGGCGGAGCGGTTTGCAACCGCTGACTGGAGTATTGAATACACTGGCTCGCCCATACTAGATGACGCTTTGGTCAATTTTGACTGTCGCATCAGCAACCGCGTCCAGGTCGGTAGTCACGATATTCTCATTTGCGAGATTGTTGGCATTCGCCAGCGTGAACGCGGTGATAGCTTGATCTACTTTCAGCGCAGTTATTGCAACACCCAGCAGCTGACCTGA
- the oppD gene encoding ABC transporter ATP-binding protein, which translates to MSVLQTKHLLEVRNLRVNFRTPDGFVTAVNDLNFTLAQGETLGIVGESGSGKSQTAFALMGLLAGNGVIEGEARFNEQNILNLNEKAMNRIRSKEIAMIFQDPMTSLNPYMKVGKQLMEVLTLHKGMSKAEAFEASVKMLDAVKMPEARKRMKMYPHEFSGGMRQRVMIAMALLCQPKLLIADEPTTALDVTVQAQILTLLNELKDDFNTSIIMITHDLGVVAGLCDKVLVMYAGQTMEYGTAEDIFYRPTHPYTQGLLNAIPRLDADDDMLSTIPGNPPDLLHLPPGCPFHARCEFAKERCLERMPTLQEFAPGQLRACHKPLDGWVT; encoded by the coding sequence ATGAGCGTATTACAGACAAAGCATTTGTTAGAAGTCAGAAATTTACGAGTGAATTTCAGAACGCCAGATGGTTTTGTGACAGCGGTGAATGACCTGAATTTCACTTTGGCACAAGGCGAGACCTTAGGTATTGTTGGCGAATCGGGTTCTGGTAAAAGCCAAACCGCCTTTGCGCTGATGGGATTGCTAGCCGGCAATGGCGTTATCGAAGGGGAAGCACGCTTTAACGAGCAAAATATTCTTAACCTGAATGAAAAAGCAATGAATCGCATTCGTTCTAAAGAAATTGCGATGATTTTTCAAGATCCAATGACCTCTTTGAATCCTTATATGAAAGTCGGCAAGCAACTGATGGAAGTGCTCACTTTGCACAAAGGCATGAGTAAAGCCGAGGCGTTTGAGGCCTCGGTCAAGATGCTCGACGCCGTCAAAATGCCCGAAGCGCGCAAACGCATGAAAATGTACCCACACGAATTTTCCGGCGGTATGAGGCAGCGCGTAATGATCGCCATGGCGCTGCTGTGTCAACCTAAGTTGCTGATTGCCGATGAGCCAACCACGGCGCTCGACGTCACCGTGCAAGCGCAGATCTTAACCTTGCTGAACGAATTAAAAGACGACTTCAATACGTCCATCATCATGATCACTCATGACCTGGGCGTGGTTGCAGGATTGTGTGACAAAGTATTGGTGATGTACGCCGGACAAACCATGGAATACGGTACCGCAGAAGACATATTTTATCGACCAACACATCCCTATACGCAAGGTCTGCTAAACGCCATTCCGCGCCTGGACGCCGATGACGATATGCTGTCTACCATTCCGGGAAATCCACCTGACTTATTACATTTGCCACCGGGTTGCCCGTTCCACGCGCGCTGTGAATTCGCCAAAGAGCGCTGCTTAGAACGTATGCCGACATTGCAAGAGTTTGCACCGGGTCAGCTACGTGCTTGTCATAAACCCCTGGATGGGTGGGTTACCTAA
- a CDS encoding HAD family hydrolase: MSIQAVLFDHDGTLVNSEPAHLEIWNSVLSTYGFQLSDQQYKDLYAGLPTPANASDLVGRFGLPTDAIALMEAKNRETAQYLKRQSFPLMPGVAQTILSFHQLGLKLGVVTGASASGVRVTLRVNEFESLFSLTVSGDDVLKSKPEPDCYLLALERLSLMPEDCVAIEDTEHGLRAAAMAGIRCLVIPTEMSRHHDFSLASAVLPSMNAAREYIQRVYLDSAGES, from the coding sequence ATGTCTATTCAAGCCGTACTATTCGATCACGACGGAACACTTGTCAATTCCGAACCGGCTCATCTAGAAATTTGGAATTCGGTTCTTAGTACATATGGGTTTCAGTTGTCCGATCAACAGTACAAGGACTTGTATGCTGGTCTTCCAACCCCCGCGAATGCATCCGATTTGGTTGGTAGGTTTGGCCTCCCGACCGATGCCATTGCCCTTATGGAAGCAAAGAACCGTGAAACCGCGCAGTACCTTAAGCGGCAATCCTTTCCTCTGATGCCGGGCGTTGCCCAAACAATTTTGTCGTTTCATCAACTAGGTTTGAAGCTCGGCGTTGTCACCGGAGCGAGCGCGAGTGGCGTGCGTGTGACGTTACGTGTCAACGAGTTCGAGTCGCTATTTAGTCTCACTGTTTCAGGAGACGATGTGCTTAAAAGCAAACCTGAACCGGATTGCTACCTGCTGGCTCTTGAGCGCCTGTCCCTGATGCCAGAAGACTGTGTAGCGATCGAGGATACAGAGCATGGTCTGCGTGCAGCGGCGATGGCCGGTATCAGATGCCTCGTCATTCCTACCGAAATGTCCAGGCACCACGATTTCTCTTTAGCCTCAGCGGTTTTGCCATCTATGAATGCTGCACGTGAATATATCCAAAGGGTCTACTTGGATAGTGCGGGTGAGTCTTAA
- the oppF gene encoding murein tripeptide/oligopeptide ABC transporter ATP binding protein OppF → MNTSDNILMEVSNLKVHFNIKSDNAWPWQKGQAVKAVDGVNLTIYAGETLGVVGESGCGKSTLARALLRLVPITEGNVVWLGQDLTNLDKKQLRSKRQELQMIFQDPLASLDPRMTVGDIIAEPLNTFRPELSKDAVKAEVRKIMDRVGLLPNVINRYPHEFSGGQCQRIGIARALILKPKLVVCDEPVSALDVSIQAQVVNLLKELQAEMGLSLVFIAHDLSVVKHISDRVLVMYLGNVVELASKRALYDNPKHPYTKALLSAVPVPDPKVERGKKIQLLTGDVPSPISPPSGCVFRTRCPHANKGCAQQKPLLQVLSKEHQVACSRLAEIA, encoded by the coding sequence ATGAACACCTCAGATAACATTCTAATGGAAGTGAGCAACTTAAAAGTCCACTTCAATATCAAATCCGATAACGCTTGGCCTTGGCAAAAAGGCCAAGCGGTAAAAGCCGTCGATGGCGTCAATTTAACCATTTACGCCGGCGAAACCCTTGGCGTAGTCGGCGAATCCGGTTGTGGTAAGTCGACTCTCGCCCGCGCTTTACTGCGTCTTGTGCCCATTACCGAAGGTAATGTGGTGTGGCTTGGCCAAGATCTAACGAATCTCGATAAAAAACAACTGCGCAGCAAACGCCAAGAGCTGCAAATGATCTTTCAGGATCCTTTGGCGTCTCTGGACCCTCGTATGACGGTAGGGGACATTATCGCCGAACCACTCAATACGTTTCGACCAGAGCTTTCAAAAGACGCGGTGAAAGCTGAAGTTCGTAAGATTATGGATCGCGTAGGCTTGTTACCCAATGTGATTAACCGTTACCCACATGAGTTCTCCGGTGGCCAATGTCAACGAATCGGTATTGCGCGCGCTTTGATTCTGAAACCTAAATTAGTCGTGTGCGACGAGCCGGTGTCTGCTTTGGACGTATCGATCCAAGCTCAGGTGGTCAACTTGCTAAAAGAGTTACAAGCGGAAATGGGGTTGTCTTTGGTGTTTATCGCGCACGATTTGAGTGTGGTAAAACACATTTCAGATCGCGTTTTGGTGATGTACTTGGGCAATGTCGTCGAGTTAGCCAGCAAACGTGCGCTTTACGATAATCCCAAACATCCGTACACCAAGGCATTGCTATCAGCCGTACCAGTACCCGACCCAAAAGTAGAGCGTGGTAAGAAAATTCAGTTATTAACGGGGGATGTACCTTCTCCGATCAGCCCGCCTTCAGGCTGTGTTTTCCGAACCCGTTGCCCGCATGCTAACAAAGGGTGCGCGCAACAAAAGCCCCTCTTGCAGGTGTTGTCCAAAGAACATCAAGTGGCTTGTTCGCGTTTAGCTGAAATTGCATAA
- a CDS encoding glutathione S-transferase family protein, which yields MELVIGNKNYSSWSLRPWLFLSVHGLAFKEVRISLNQDDTRATIAQHTDAGKVPLLKDGDLTVWDSLAICEYISEQYLDGGGWPSSVRARAEARSCSAEMHSGFPAIRGQLPMNCRAIGRKVPFNATLERELARIDQIWSQYRETYSSVGPWLFGEFSIADCMFAPVASRFKTYGIKVSTVSAEYMHFILDHEQMGEWVRQAHAEPETIDVDEVGI from the coding sequence GTGGAACTCGTCATAGGGAATAAGAATTACTCGTCATGGTCGTTAAGGCCATGGCTGTTTTTGTCGGTTCACGGTCTGGCTTTTAAGGAAGTGCGGATTTCACTGAACCAGGACGACACTCGCGCCACTATTGCCCAGCACACTGATGCAGGGAAAGTCCCTTTGCTTAAGGATGGTGATTTGACCGTCTGGGATTCGCTGGCAATTTGCGAGTACATTTCAGAGCAGTATCTGGATGGCGGCGGATGGCCGAGTTCCGTTCGCGCACGAGCAGAAGCAAGATCCTGCAGTGCTGAAATGCACTCTGGCTTTCCAGCAATTCGCGGCCAATTGCCAATGAATTGCCGCGCGATCGGGCGCAAAGTCCCTTTCAATGCGACTCTTGAACGGGAGTTAGCTCGGATAGATCAAATCTGGTCACAGTACCGAGAAACCTATTCGAGTGTTGGTCCTTGGTTGTTCGGTGAGTTCTCTATTGCAGATTGCATGTTCGCTCCAGTTGCGTCGCGATTTAAAACCTATGGGATCAAAGTCTCGACTGTATCTGCAGAATATATGCACTTCATTCTCGACCATGAACAAATGGGCGAGTGGGTTAGGCAAGCTCACGCTGAACCTGAAACCATAGACGTGGACGAGGTAGGAATATAA
- the oppC gene encoding oligopeptide ABC transporter permease OppC has product MITTKDKIQAVAQFAEKVVDVEGRSLWQDARRRFFSNQAAVISLVVLCLIAAIALLAPLFSQWHYEDIDWEALSDISVLGRPNIENGHYFGTDSLGRDIFVRTMQGGQISLLVGIMGSAVAIVIGTLYGATSGYIGGRVDSVMMRFLEILNSFPFMFFVIILMTLFGRHIFLIFVAIGAISWLDMARIVRGQTLSLKHKEYIEAAHACGVSTPKIILRHIVPNVLGIVVVYATLLVPNMILLESFISFLGLGVQEPMTSWGALISEGAQNMEIAIWQLAWPLGFLVVTLFCFNFLGDGLRDALDPKDR; this is encoded by the coding sequence GTGATTACTACGAAAGACAAAATTCAGGCCGTCGCACAGTTCGCCGAAAAAGTGGTAGACGTAGAAGGTCGCAGTTTGTGGCAAGACGCACGTCGTCGCTTTTTCTCTAACCAGGCCGCGGTGATCAGCTTGGTTGTGCTCTGTTTAATTGCTGCCATTGCCCTATTAGCGCCACTATTCAGCCAATGGCATTACGAAGACATCGATTGGGAAGCGCTCTCTGATATTTCGGTATTAGGTCGTCCAAACATAGAAAATGGCCACTATTTTGGAACAGATTCCCTGGGACGCGATATTTTTGTTCGCACCATGCAAGGCGGACAAATTTCCCTATTGGTTGGCATCATGGGCAGCGCCGTGGCGATTGTCATTGGCACGCTTTACGGTGCCACGTCTGGCTACATTGGTGGGCGTGTCGACAGTGTGATGATGCGGTTTCTAGAGATTTTGAACTCCTTTCCCTTCATGTTTTTTGTAATTATTTTGATGACTTTGTTTGGTCGTCATATCTTTTTAATTTTTGTCGCCATCGGCGCTATTTCATGGCTCGATATGGCACGGATCGTTCGCGGTCAAACCCTGAGTTTGAAACACAAAGAATATATTGAGGCCGCTCACGCGTGTGGCGTATCAACGCCGAAAATTATTTTGCGTCACATTGTGCCAAACGTTCTCGGTATCGTGGTGGTTTACGCCACCTTGCTGGTACCGAACATGATTTTGCTGGAATCTTTTATCAGCTTTTTAGGCTTAGGGGTTCAAGAGCCTATGACCAGCTGGGGCGCGCTGATATCAGAAGGTGCTCAAAACATGGAAATTGCCATCTGGCAATTGGCTTGGCCGCTCGGTTTCTTAGTCGTTACTCTGTTTTGTTTTAACTTCCTCGGCGATGGCTTACGCGATGCGCTTGATCCAAAAGACCGCTAA
- a CDS encoding malonic semialdehyde reductase encodes MHESLDQSALAQLFTDARSHNGWQDLPVADSLLEQIYDLVKMAPTSANCSPARFVFVRTPQGKEWLKPCLSSGNLEKTMSAPVSVIVAYDSRFYDALPELFPHADARSWFTGSPEISHETAFRNSSMQAAYFIMAARSMGLDTGPMSGFDAKVLDQAFFSDSHWKSNMLINLGYGDSGKVFDRLPRLSYSKTCILT; translated from the coding sequence ATGCACGAATCACTGGACCAGAGCGCCCTTGCGCAACTCTTCACCGACGCTCGTAGCCATAACGGCTGGCAGGATCTGCCTGTAGCAGACAGCCTGCTGGAGCAGATATACGACCTGGTCAAAATGGCCCCGACTTCGGCCAACTGCAGCCCTGCACGCTTCGTCTTCGTACGCACCCCTCAGGGCAAGGAATGGCTCAAACCCTGCCTGTCATCCGGTAATCTGGAAAAAACCATGAGCGCGCCAGTCAGCGTGATTGTCGCCTATGACAGCCGCTTCTACGATGCTCTACCCGAGCTCTTCCCACATGCAGATGCGCGCAGCTGGTTTACCGGTAGCCCGGAGATCAGCCATGAAACAGCTTTTCGTAATAGCTCCATGCAGGCGGCCTATTTCATCATGGCCGCGCGGAGCATGGGTCTGGATACCGGCCCAATGTCTGGCTTCGATGCCAAGGTACTTGATCAAGCGTTCTTCAGCGACAGCCACTGGAAATCGAACATGTTGATCAATCTCGGTTATGGCGATAGCGGCAAGGTGTTCGACCGTCTGCCTCGTCTGAGCTATTCCAAAACCTGCATTCTTACTTGA
- the oppB gene encoding oligopeptide ABC transporter permease OppB, translating into MFTFILKRILEAIPTLFILITISFFLMHSAPGSPFSSERALPPEVLANINAMYHLDEPVINQFFYYLGGLLQGDLGPSFRYKDFTINELIAQSFPVSAEIGLWSFLIALTIGVGCGITAALRQNSWLDYSVMGVANLGIVLPNFVLAPLCILFFSIYNHWLPPGGWNGGAWPYLVMPVIAMSTSYIAQIARITRGSMIETMHSNFIRTARAKGLPKYRIILQHALRPAMLPVVSYLGPAFVGIVTGSVIVDVYFGTGGIGQHFINGALNRDYSMVMGVTILVGTLTILFNAIVDILYAVIDPKIRY; encoded by the coding sequence ATGTTTACATTTATTTTAAAGCGCATTTTAGAAGCTATTCCAACCTTGTTCATTTTGATTACGATCTCTTTTTTCTTGATGCACTCCGCGCCAGGCAGCCCTTTTTCCAGCGAACGGGCTTTACCGCCTGAAGTTTTGGCCAACATTAACGCTATGTATCATCTAGATGAGCCGGTTATTAACCAGTTTTTTTACTATCTAGGTGGCTTGCTGCAAGGAGATTTAGGCCCTTCCTTTCGCTATAAAGATTTCACAATCAACGAACTGATTGCTCAGAGCTTTCCTGTCTCTGCAGAAATTGGCCTCTGGTCTTTTCTCATTGCGCTGACTATTGGCGTGGGTTGCGGCATTACCGCCGCACTGCGCCAGAACTCGTGGTTGGATTACAGTGTCATGGGCGTTGCTAACCTGGGAATTGTATTACCTAATTTTGTGCTGGCTCCTTTGTGTATCCTGTTTTTCTCAATTTATAACCATTGGCTACCACCCGGAGGCTGGAACGGCGGCGCATGGCCTTACTTGGTTATGCCGGTGATCGCCATGTCCACCAGCTATATTGCACAGATCGCCCGCATCACTCGCGGCAGCATGATTGAAACCATGCATTCCAATTTTATCCGCACCGCGCGGGCCAAAGGCTTGCCAAAATATCGCATTATTCTCCAGCACGCGTTGCGTCCCGCCATGCTGCCTGTCGTTTCTTACCTTGGACCTGCGTTTGTCGGCATTGTGACAGGGTCAGTCATTGTCGATGTGTATTTTGGCACTGGCGGTATTGGTCAGCACTTTATCAATGGCGCCTTGAATCGCGATTACTCCATGGTTATGGGGGTCACCATTTTGGTTGGCACACTCACGATTCTTTTCAATGCCATTGTCGATATTTTATACGCTGTTATTGACCCGAAAATCCGCTACTAA
- a CDS encoding ABC transporter substrate-binding protein codes for MKKTLLASAIIATTFIAMQTQAANVPAGVELAAKQELVRGGGSEPATLDPQKIEGTPGSIRSRDLFEGLYNQDGDGNQVPGVATSYDVNADNTQYTFHLRRDAKWSNGDPVTAEDFVYAFTRAVDPALASPYAWFMEIPSIVNATKIIAGEAEPSSLGVKAIDAYTFQVTLERPVPYFVKMTSHQTMFPVPKKVVEKWGSDWTKPEHMVSNGAYKMDAWIVNEKMEFTRNTHYWNDAKTIINEVTYLPIESPNAELKRFQSGQMDLSYELPNDHFKQLMRDIPDEVSVTPKLGTYYYQYNITKAPYNDVRVRKALSYAIDRDVITKFVTGTGELPAYSFTPEVVNDFSPATPEYATWTQKERNEKAKALLEEAGFNKNNQLSFSLLYNTNENHKKIAIAIASMWKKTLGVNVILENQEWKTYLETKKHQQFDVARSGWVGDYNEASTMLDLLTTTHGNNDGKYSNAEYDTLLTEARTMQKPATNYNKAEEIAIEQDMAVAPIYQYTEKRLIKSYLGGYMPNPEDNIYARDMYIIKH; via the coding sequence ATGAAAAAAACATTGCTCGCCAGTGCCATTATTGCCACTACATTTATCGCTATGCAAACTCAGGCAGCCAACGTACCCGCCGGCGTAGAATTAGCCGCAAAGCAAGAACTTGTTCGCGGTGGTGGCTCCGAGCCAGCAACACTGGACCCACAAAAAATCGAAGGTACGCCGGGTTCTATACGCTCACGTGATCTGTTCGAAGGTTTGTATAACCAAGACGGCGATGGGAACCAAGTCCCTGGTGTTGCAACAAGTTACGACGTAAACGCTGATAACACTCAATACACATTCCACCTTCGCAGAGATGCGAAATGGTCTAACGGCGACCCGGTCACTGCTGAAGACTTTGTTTACGCTTTTACTCGCGCCGTTGATCCAGCTCTTGCTTCACCTTACGCATGGTTCATGGAAATTCCTTCCATTGTGAATGCCACTAAAATCATCGCGGGTGAAGCCGAGCCTTCGTCACTGGGCGTAAAGGCAATTGATGCTTATACCTTCCAAGTTACCCTTGAACGTCCTGTACCTTACTTTGTCAAAATGACGTCCCATCAAACCATGTTTCCAGTACCAAAAAAAGTCGTCGAAAAATGGGGAAGCGACTGGACAAAACCGGAGCACATGGTGTCTAACGGCGCGTATAAAATGGACGCGTGGATCGTCAATGAAAAAATGGAATTTACTCGCAATACCCACTATTGGAATGATGCCAAAACCATCATCAACGAAGTCACTTATTTGCCGATTGAATCTCCAAATGCGGAGTTAAAGCGATTCCAGTCAGGTCAAATGGACCTTAGTTACGAGTTACCAAATGATCACTTTAAGCAGCTCATGCGTGACATTCCAGATGAAGTCAGCGTCACGCCAAAATTGGGAACATATTACTACCAATACAATATAACCAAAGCACCTTACAATGATGTGCGAGTACGTAAAGCTTTGTCCTACGCAATTGACCGTGATGTGATCACAAAATTTGTAACCGGCACCGGTGAACTTCCAGCGTACTCTTTCACGCCCGAAGTGGTAAACGACTTTTCACCCGCAACGCCCGAGTATGCAACGTGGACACAAAAAGAACGTAACGAAAAAGCTAAAGCACTATTGGAAGAAGCAGGGTTTAATAAGAATAACCAGCTGTCCTTCAGCTTGCTTTACAACACCAACGAAAACCATAAAAAGATCGCCATTGCGATTGCTTCTATGTGGAAAAAGACGTTGGGCGTCAATGTCATTTTGGAAAACCAAGAATGGAAAACGTATCTAGAAACAAAAAAACATCAGCAATTTGATGTCGCTCGCTCAGGTTGGGTGGGTGACTACAACGAAGCGTCTACCATGCTAGATTTGTTAACAACAACCCACGGCAACAACGATGGCAAATACAGCAATGCAGAATACGACACGCTATTAACAGAAGCTCGTACCATGCAAAAGCCAGCAACGAATTACAACAAAGCGGAAGAAATTGCCATTGAGCAAGACATGGCGGTCGCGCCTATTTACCAATATACCGAAAAGCGTCTAATAAAAAGCTACTTAGGCGGCTACATGCCGAACCCTGAAGACAACATTTACGCTCGTGATATGTACATCATCAAGCACTAA
- a CDS encoding glutathione S-transferase N-terminal domain-containing protein has product MKLRQCLRRYISRSDFWNSSWSLRPWLFSSVHGLAFKEVRISLNQDDIRATIAQHTDAGKVPLLQDGDLTVWDSLAICEYISEQYLDGGGWPLSVFGFRVLRAPR; this is encoded by the coding sequence GTGAAGCTGCGCCAGTGTTTGAGGCGTTATATTTCAAGGAGTGATTTTTGGAACTCGTCATGGTCGTTAAGGCCATGGCTGTTTTCGTCGGTTCACGGTCTGGCTTTTAAGGAAGTTCGGATTTCACTGAACCAGGACGATATTCGCGCCACTATCGCCCAGCACACTGATGCAGGAAAAGTCCCTTTGCTTCAGGACGGTGATTTGACCGTCTGGGATTCGCTGGCAATTTGCGAGTACATTTCAGAGCAGTATCTGGATGGCGGCGGATGGCCGTTGAGCGTATTCGGCTTTAGGGTTTTGCGAGCGCCCAGGTAA
- a CDS encoding threonine aldolase family protein, giving the protein MSKSEQFASDNYSGICPQAWAAMAEANRSDEPAYGEDIWTQRASDGLRALFDTDCDVYFVFNGTAANSLALASIGQSFHSVICHEMAHIENDECGGPEYASNGAKLLLGHGPDGKLTPASIEQLVTKRSDIHFPKPKALSLTQSTELGTVYTPEELRAIRTVADRHKLSIHMDGARFANAVAALDVHPSEITWKVGVDVLCFSGTKNGLALGEAVVFFNRKLAEDFEWRCKQAGQLASKMRFISAPWCGLLADNVWLDNARHANACAKRLADGLVGLPGIELRHPRQVNGVFVELPELVQTALRAKGWRFYNFIGGCSRLVCSWSTTDAQVDKFLSDLRALVL; this is encoded by the coding sequence GTGTCTAAGTCTGAGCAGTTTGCCAGCGACAATTACAGTGGTATTTGCCCGCAGGCCTGGGCCGCTATGGCCGAGGCCAACCGGTCGGACGAACCAGCCTATGGTGAGGACATCTGGACCCAGCGGGCCTCTGATGGCCTGCGCGCGCTTTTTGATACCGACTGCGATGTCTACTTCGTCTTTAACGGCACCGCCGCCAATTCGCTGGCGCTGGCCTCTATCGGCCAGTCGTTCCACAGTGTGATCTGCCATGAGATGGCGCACATCGAGAACGACGAGTGCGGAGGGCCGGAGTATGCGTCCAATGGTGCCAAGCTGTTGCTAGGGCATGGGCCCGACGGCAAGCTGACGCCAGCCAGCATCGAGCAGCTGGTGACCAAGCGCAGCGACATCCACTTTCCCAAACCTAAAGCCCTGAGCCTCACCCAGTCGACGGAGCTGGGTACCGTTTACACGCCCGAAGAACTGCGTGCCATCCGAACAGTGGCCGATCGCCATAAGCTCAGTATTCATATGGATGGCGCCCGCTTTGCCAATGCGGTGGCGGCGCTGGACGTACATCCTTCGGAGATTACTTGGAAAGTGGGCGTTGATGTTCTGTGTTTCTCCGGCACCAAGAACGGCCTGGCGCTGGGTGAAGCGGTTGTGTTCTTCAACCGGAAACTGGCGGAAGATTTCGAGTGGCGGTGCAAGCAGGCCGGACAGCTTGCGTCGAAGATGCGCTTTATCTCTGCGCCTTGGTGCGGTTTGCTGGCAGACAATGTCTGGCTGGACAACGCCCGCCATGCCAATGCCTGTGCAAAAAGACTAGCCGATGGGCTGGTGGGGCTGCCGGGAATTGAGCTGCGCCACCCGCGCCAGGTGAACGGTGTGTTCGTGGAGTTGCCGGAATTGGTCCAGACTGCGCTCCGCGCCAAGGGTTGGCGGTTCTATAATTTTATTGGTGGCTGCTCACGTCTGGTGTGTTCCTGGTCCACCACCGACGCCCAGGTGGACAAGTTTCTATCGGACTTGCGCGCACTGGTGTTATAA